Proteins co-encoded in one Sinobacterium norvegicum genomic window:
- a CDS encoding FAD-dependent monooxygenase → MLIVGAGIAGLLMATALKRAGIGYKIIDQAARLSDEGAGICLPANAIEGLQALGLKDTVVQAAQVVERVSYLKPGGEVITTASLLEPPLNCQPFVALPRRDLVEIIGRDILDDICFDCYPVKTINHSSNISITLNNGDSDRYDLVIAADGIHSSTRDRQFAKRGTMDLGVGCWRFIVDTPLPQLQPQYYIGRTDAFMLYPLPNGQVYCYAQAADKHQHYTNADAQPLLQQLFAHYCPDVRRVIDQAEGIITGRLESVLSREVYSGRIVAIGDALHGCPPSLQQGVGLTVEDVLALSAALQQDSIEQALAQFKAARLARLGWVINESNKVINLASKGNNPLVRMVRNYILRKHGPANVVAWRKILQHDV, encoded by the coding sequence GTGTTAATAGTCGGCGCGGGTATTGCTGGGTTGTTGATGGCGACAGCGCTGAAACGGGCAGGTATTGGTTATAAGATTATCGATCAGGCGGCAAGGCTCAGCGACGAGGGCGCAGGCATCTGTTTGCCCGCTAACGCAATAGAAGGTTTGCAAGCGCTTGGCCTGAAAGATACGGTAGTGCAAGCTGCGCAGGTGGTTGAACGTGTCAGTTATCTCAAGCCCGGTGGCGAGGTTATCACCACGGCATCACTGCTGGAACCGCCCTTAAATTGCCAGCCCTTTGTGGCGCTGCCTCGCCGAGATTTAGTGGAGATTATTGGCCGAGATATACTCGATGATATTTGCTTTGACTGTTACCCGGTCAAGACAATCAACCACAGCAGCAATATCTCCATCACCTTGAATAACGGTGACAGTGATCGTTATGACTTAGTCATTGCAGCCGATGGTATACACAGTTCGACTCGTGATCGTCAATTCGCCAAACGTGGCACGATGGACTTAGGGGTAGGCTGTTGGCGTTTCATTGTCGATACGCCCTTGCCGCAGCTGCAGCCTCAGTACTATATTGGTCGCACCGATGCCTTTATGTTATATCCATTGCCTAATGGCCAGGTGTATTGTTATGCGCAGGCGGCCGACAAGCATCAACATTATACCAACGCCGATGCTCAGCCCCTGTTGCAGCAGCTATTTGCTCACTATTGTCCCGATGTACGCCGAGTGATTGATCAAGCCGAAGGCATTATTACCGGGCGTTTAGAGTCGGTGCTTAGTCGAGAAGTTTACAGCGGCCGTATCGTCGCTATTGGTGATGCCCTGCATGGTTGCCCGCCCAGTCTGCAGCAGGGAGTTGGCCTGACGGTTGAGGATGTGTTGGCGTTGTCTGCGGCGTTGCAACAAGATTCGATAGAACAGGCATTGGCGCAGTTTAAGGCGGCCAGGTTGGCGCGTCTGGGCTGGGTGATTAATGAGTCGAATAAAGTCATTAATCTGGCGTCCAAGGGCAATAATCCGCTGGTACGCATGGTCAGAAATTATATTCTGCGAAAGCACGGGCCGGCTAATGTGGTTGCTTGGCGCAAAATTTTACAGCATGATGTTTAA
- a CDS encoding type II citrate synthase, with protein sequence MPETKRPVTPLEVNYICDKCNHGMMMEDPSQAVERQGIDHICVICGHQQTLDSSYPRYEFVGVGE encoded by the coding sequence ATGCCCGAGACTAAGCGCCCTGTGACGCCGCTGGAGGTGAACTACATTTGTGATAAATGTAATCACGGCATGATGATGGAAGATCCAAGCCAGGCCGTTGAGCGACAAGGTATCGACCATATCTGTGTTATCTGTGGTCACCAGCAAACCCTTGATTCCTCTTATCCTCGCTATGAGTTCGTCGGTGTTGGAGAGTAA